The Sphingobium aromaticiconvertens genome has a segment encoding these proteins:
- a CDS encoding sodium:proton antiporter, whose product MSGGGLALTPFDAAAILIVLAAVLGYLNYRFLKLPSSIGLTVMGAVASLMVVGIDRLMPGSDFSHDIVTFIAGIDFHTTLMDGMLSFLLFAGALHVDWREMHRGRWPILILSTLGVALSTLLVGGGFMLLAGWLGLAVPAIWCFIFGALISPTDPVSVMGVLKKVSVSPTLEATVAGESLFNDGVGVVIFTILLSAALSGEPLTISHGASLFAVEAGGGIALGLAIGWIAFLMMRSIDDYKVEVLISLAVVMGGYAIAHPLHVSGPVAMAVAGLIIGNAGVAHAMSDVTRDYLHKFWDLIDDILNTVLFLLIGLEVVTIPGDMRLVVLGVAAIPLALLSRSVSVVLPLRVIRPLHDYGRVAPVTLIWGGLRGGISIALALGLPDSPARSVVLAATYIVVLFSVIVQGGTIKLVLEKLTAQPTEKTS is encoded by the coding sequence TTGAGCGGGGGCGGATTGGCGCTCACGCCGTTCGATGCTGCCGCGATCTTGATCGTCCTGGCTGCGGTGCTGGGCTATCTGAACTATCGCTTTTTGAAATTGCCATCCTCGATAGGCCTGACCGTCATGGGCGCGGTTGCGTCGCTGATGGTGGTTGGAATCGACCGGCTCATGCCGGGTTCCGATTTCAGCCACGACATCGTAACCTTCATCGCCGGGATCGATTTCCACACGACCCTGATGGACGGGATGCTGTCCTTCCTGCTGTTTGCCGGCGCGCTGCACGTCGACTGGCGCGAGATGCATCGGGGACGCTGGCCAATCCTGATCCTCAGCACCCTTGGTGTGGCGCTCTCGACATTGCTCGTCGGTGGCGGCTTCATGCTGTTGGCGGGCTGGCTCGGTCTGGCTGTCCCTGCCATCTGGTGCTTCATATTCGGGGCGCTCATCAGTCCGACCGACCCGGTATCTGTGATGGGTGTCCTCAAGAAAGTCAGTGTGTCCCCGACACTGGAGGCGACCGTCGCTGGCGAAAGCCTGTTCAACGATGGTGTCGGCGTGGTCATCTTCACGATCCTGCTCTCCGCCGCGCTATCTGGCGAGCCGCTCACGATAAGCCATGGCGCATCGCTCTTCGCGGTCGAGGCAGGTGGGGGTATAGCTCTGGGATTGGCGATAGGCTGGATCGCTTTCCTGATGATGCGCTCCATCGATGACTATAAGGTCGAGGTGCTGATCAGCCTTGCGGTCGTGATGGGCGGCTATGCGATTGCACATCCGCTCCATGTCAGCGGCCCGGTGGCAATGGCGGTGGCAGGTCTCATCATCGGCAATGCCGGCGTCGCACACGCGATGAGCGACGTGACACGCGATTATCTCCATAAATTTTGGGATCTGATCGACGATATCCTAAACACGGTGCTGTTCCTGTTGATCGGCCTGGAGGTCGTGACCATACCGGGCGACATGCGGCTGGTTGTCCTCGGCGTGGCTGCGATCCCGCTCGCCCTGCTGTCGCGATCGGTGTCTGTGGTATTGCCGCTGCGTGTGATCCGCCCCCTCCATGACTATGGCAGGGTTGCGCCGGTGACGCTTATCTGGGGCGGTCTGCGGGGCGGCATTTCTATCGCGCTGGCACTTGGCCTGCCGGACAGCCCGGCGCGGTCCGTAGTGCTGGCGGCAACCTATATCGTGGTGCTGTTTTCGGTCATCGTGCAGGGCGGAACCATCAAGCTGGTGCTTGAAAAGCTGACAGCGCAACCAACGGAAAAGACGTCATGA
- a CDS encoding DUF2840 domain-containing protein has protein sequence MTRSGFQQTPSRHPVFADRTFVELIWIEGRLEHWLRFGDPVGEQILSRRTRVLTLLPGSHFALVRWASNDHGTVRSRIDIARSVAAGEAYSTMPFVRPGGEILLSIEGWPKVDKVLRAIDGVEAVGIDPVAAAPDHWRHVHNRIAAGYDPRPYSMQRHRAFELRREIER, from the coding sequence ATGACCCGTTCAGGCTTTCAGCAGACCCCATCTCGCCACCCCGTCTTCGCGGACCGGACTTTTGTCGAGCTGATATGGATTGAGGGGCGACTCGAACATTGGCTGCGCTTCGGCGATCCTGTGGGTGAGCAAATCCTCAGCCGCCGGACACGCGTCCTCACGCTGCTGCCCGGCAGCCACTTCGCGCTCGTACGCTGGGCCTCGAACGACCATGGCACCGTCCGCTCACGGATCGACATCGCGCGGAGCGTCGCGGCAGGCGAGGCCTATTCGACCATGCCCTTCGTGCGCCCGGGCGGCGAGATATTGCTCAGCATCGAGGGTTGGCCCAAGGTCGACAAGGTCCTGCGCGCGATCGACGGCGTGGAAGCCGTCGGTATCGATCCCGTTGCCGCCGCGCCCGATCACTGGCGCCACGTCCACAACCGGATCGCGGCGGGATATGATCCGCGTCCCTATTCGATGCAGCGCCATCGCGCGTTCGAACTGCGCCGGGAGATCGAACGATGA
- a CDS encoding alpha/beta hydrolase, with amino-acid sequence MTASKRGLLRRHPFIVGSLAILLALGVAASLTSPPMLLSILDGVMGGGLGVERVGQGIAFGTHGQRLDVWRATQRGKQPLPVLIFWYGGGWVKGTREAYAFAARAYAKQGFVVVVADYRKVPAVRFPAFLEDGAQAVRWTRDHIAGLDGDAGRIAVAGHSAGAYTVAMLTLDQRWLRAEGVDPGIIRAAVGLCGPYDFYPFTDKRAIDAMQGAPDPQMTQPIHFARADAAPMLLISAGDDVQVKAHNANNLTARLTELHGRAAHIDYPGLSHKNVAMALSVPFRGKAPVLADSVRFLRTTLARIEGDEE; translated from the coding sequence GTGACCGCTTCGAAGCGCGGGCTTCTCCGCCGCCATCCCTTTATCGTCGGGTCACTCGCTATCCTGCTGGCGCTGGGTGTTGCCGCAAGCCTGACGTCGCCGCCGATGCTGCTCAGCATCCTGGATGGCGTCATGGGCGGCGGGCTGGGCGTCGAACGGGTAGGGCAGGGCATCGCCTTCGGCACCCACGGCCAGCGACTGGACGTCTGGCGGGCAACGCAGCGCGGAAAGCAGCCTCTGCCCGTCCTCATCTTCTGGTATGGCGGTGGCTGGGTGAAGGGCACGCGTGAGGCCTATGCCTTTGCAGCCCGAGCCTATGCGAAGCAGGGCTTTGTCGTAGTCGTTGCTGACTATCGCAAGGTGCCGGCGGTCCGCTTCCCCGCATTTCTGGAAGATGGCGCGCAGGCGGTTCGGTGGACCCGCGACCATATCGCTGGCTTGGACGGCGATGCTGGCCGTATCGCCGTGGCCGGGCATTCGGCCGGCGCCTATACCGTCGCAATGCTAACGCTCGACCAGCGATGGCTTCGCGCCGAGGGCGTCGATCCCGGCATCATCAGGGCAGCTGTGGGTCTATGTGGCCCATATGATTTCTATCCATTTACCGACAAACGGGCGATCGACGCCATGCAGGGCGCACCCGATCCGCAGATGACGCAGCCCATTCATTTCGCGCGCGCTGACGCCGCGCCCATGCTGCTCATCTCTGCCGGTGATGATGTCCAGGTTAAAGCGCACAATGCAAACAATCTGACGGCCCGTCTTACAGAGCTGCATGGACGGGCCGCGCATATCGATTATCCGGGGCTCAGCCATAAAAATGTCGCGATGGCCCTGTCCGTGCCTTTCAGAGGCAAGGCGCCCGTGCTTGCGGACAGTGTCCGTTTCCTGCGCACAACGCTCGCACGGATTGAAGGAGACGAGGAATGA
- the parA gene encoding ParA family partition ATPase, whose product MILALVNQKGGAGKTTLALHLAGQWARQGMRICLIDADPQGSALDWAEQRAAEGHQRLFGVIGLSRETLHIEAREQAASVDHVIIDGPPRVAALMRSALIAADLALIPVQPSALDGWASAEIVSLVAEARGFHPSLDARFVLNRCDPRTLIARRARAALADRQPAPLTTGIAQRVLFAQVMAQGSLASEADPGGPAACDIARLAAEIMAITR is encoded by the coding sequence ATGATCCTCGCGCTGGTCAATCAGAAGGGCGGCGCAGGCAAGACGACGCTTGCTTTGCATCTTGCCGGACAATGGGCGCGGCAGGGTATGCGCATCTGCCTGATCGACGCCGATCCGCAGGGGTCCGCCCTCGACTGGGCGGAGCAGCGGGCAGCCGAGGGCCATCAACGTCTGTTCGGTGTCATCGGCCTGTCGCGCGAGACCTTGCATATCGAGGCGCGCGAACAGGCTGCCAGCGTCGATCATGTCATCATCGACGGCCCACCCCGCGTCGCAGCGCTGATGCGCTCGGCGCTGATCGCGGCGGATCTCGCGCTCATCCCGGTGCAGCCTTCGGCGCTCGACGGCTGGGCCTCTGCGGAAATCGTATCGCTCGTCGCCGAGGCGCGCGGCTTCCATCCGAGCCTGGACGCGCGCTTCGTCCTCAATCGCTGCGATCCCCGCACGCTGATCGCGCGGCGTGCCCGCGCGGCTCTGGCGGATCGGCAGCCCGCGCCGCTCACCACCGGGATCGCCCAACGTGTCCTCTTTGCGCAGGTGATGGCGCAGGGGAGTCTTGCCAGCGAAGCCGATCCCGGCGGCCCGGCAGCGTGCGATATCGCCCGGCTGGCCGCCGAGATCATGGCGATCACGCGATGA
- a CDS encoding helix-turn-helix domain-containing protein, producing the protein MESELAVVAPRYLRTPDAALHLGLSPRTLEKHRCFGTGPVFRKLGGRIVYALVDLDAWAAIGTRRSTSDPGHGTVYPAKRRDGSAPVRR; encoded by the coding sequence ATGGAAAGCGAGCTTGCGGTCGTTGCGCCGCGCTATCTCAGGACGCCCGACGCCGCCCTTCATCTTGGCCTGTCGCCGCGCACGCTCGAAAAGCACCGTTGCTTCGGCACCGGCCCTGTCTTTCGCAAACTGGGCGGTCGCATCGTCTACGCGCTGGTCGATCTCGATGCCTGGGCCGCGATCGGCACCCGCCGGTCGACGTCGGACCCGGGGCATGGCACCGTCTATCCGGCAAAGCGGCGCGACGGCAGCGCCCCGGTCCGGCGCTGA
- a CDS encoding relaxase/mobilization nuclease domain-containing protein, whose product MNRDEQSFDLRPGRARDRGAGQGRRLVSLATQVRRAAAKAGHMRLPRARRSSGTGTIGRGGLAAASARFRADGRRVVIKARIVRHKGTRFRAAPLARHIDYLARDGVTRDGQDARLFDQRTDGVDATDFAHRCEDDRHHFRFIVSPEDGADMEDLRGFARDLMADMARDLDTALDWVGVDHWNTDNPHVHILLRGRADDGNDLVIDRDYISEGMRARAEARATLELGPRTSQEIARTLAREVDAERWTSLDQRLQRLAARNMGIVDLRPGHAGSEPSQRHHPGLVPGPDRASGYADPDSQLLLGRAARLERMALAEPVAPGMWTLRPDFEDSLRELGMRTDIIKTMHRAMQTSGRRPDLATFTLHDGTPTDRVIGRLAARGLDDELIGTAFAIVEGVDGRTHHLRFEDLEMTGDTPIGGIVELRSWTGRDGRAHMSLATRSDMLLHAQVDALGATWIDRQLVGDEPLSMANGFGREVRDALDARREKLVALEVATRRGGQVILPSGMIASLRASELQDAATRIAQATGLAHQPSAPGEIVSGQYRERVTLASGRFAMIDDGLGFQLVPWRPALDRQLGSQMLGTMSLGGRIDWSPGRSRGLGL is encoded by the coding sequence ATGAACCGGGACGAGCAGAGTTTCGACCTCCGACCCGGCCGGGCACGCGATCGTGGTGCTGGCCAGGGGCGACGCCTCGTATCGCTCGCCACCCAGGTCCGGCGCGCGGCCGCCAAGGCCGGGCATATGCGATTGCCAAGAGCCCGTCGGTCGAGCGGCACCGGCACGATTGGTCGGGGCGGGCTGGCGGCGGCATCCGCCCGCTTCCGTGCCGACGGGCGCAGAGTGGTCATCAAGGCGCGGATCGTGCGGCACAAGGGCACCCGCTTCCGCGCCGCGCCGCTCGCCCGGCATATCGACTATCTCGCCCGCGATGGCGTCACCCGCGACGGACAGGATGCCCGGCTGTTTGACCAGCGTACTGATGGCGTGGACGCGACAGATTTCGCACATCGCTGCGAGGACGATCGCCATCATTTCCGCTTCATCGTCTCGCCCGAGGACGGTGCCGACATGGAGGACCTGCGCGGGTTCGCCCGCGACCTCATGGCCGACATGGCGCGCGATCTCGACACCGCGCTCGACTGGGTTGGCGTCGATCACTGGAACACCGACAATCCCCATGTCCATATCCTGCTGCGCGGGCGGGCCGATGACGGCAACGACCTCGTCATCGATCGCGACTATATCAGTGAAGGCATGCGCGCTCGTGCCGAGGCGCGGGCGACGCTGGAACTGGGGCCGCGCACCAGCCAGGAGATTGCCCGGACGCTTGCCCGCGAGGTCGATGCCGAGCGCTGGACGTCGCTAGACCAGAGACTGCAGCGGCTGGCCGCCCGCAATATGGGGATCGTCGATCTGCGGCCCGGGCACGCGGGCTCCGAACCGAGCCAGCGCCATCATCCGGGACTGGTTCCGGGGCCGGATCGGGCGTCGGGATATGCTGACCCCGACAGCCAGCTACTGTTGGGACGCGCGGCCAGGCTCGAACGGATGGCTCTGGCCGAACCCGTTGCGCCAGGGATGTGGACATTGCGACCCGACTTTGAGGATAGTCTGCGCGAACTCGGCATGCGCACGGACATCATCAAGACGATGCACCGGGCGATGCAGACAAGCGGACGCCGCCCCGACCTCGCGACCTTCACCCTGCATGATGGCACGCCCACAGATCGGGTCATCGGCAGACTCGCCGCCCGCGGCCTTGACGACGAACTGATCGGAACGGCCTTTGCGATCGTCGAGGGGGTGGACGGGCGCACCCATCATCTGAGGTTCGAGGATCTCGAGATGACCGGCGATACGCCGATCGGCGGCATCGTCGAGCTGCGCAGCTGGACGGGCCGCGACGGGCGCGCCCACATGTCGCTCGCAACACGCTCCGACATGCTGCTCCACGCCCAGGTCGATGCGCTGGGCGCGACCTGGATCGACCGGCAGCTTGTGGGCGACGAACCCCTGTCCATGGCCAATGGCTTTGGTCGAGAAGTCCGCGACGCCCTCGACGCCCGGCGCGAGAAGCTGGTCGCGCTTGAAGTGGCGACCCGGCGCGGCGGACAGGTGATCCTGCCTTCAGGCATGATCGCCAGCCTTCGCGCGTCCGAGTTGCAGGATGCCGCCACGCGGATTGCGCAGGCGACAGGGCTTGCCCACCAGCCTTCCGCACCCGGCGAGATCGTGAGCGGCCAATATCGCGAGCGCGTCACCCTGGCGTCGGGTCGCTTCGCGATGATCGACGACGGCCTTGGGTTCCAGCTCGTGCCCTGGCGTCCGGCGCTCGACCGCCAGCTTGGGAGCCAGATGCTGGGCACGATGAGCCTAGGCGGACGGATCGATTGGTCGCCGGGCCGCAGTCGCGGGCTCGGCCTGTGA
- a CDS encoding S26 family signal peptidase: MTRRRYIVATFVAGTSALIVACIDPAPRVAWNATPSAPIGLYRVSPGRTGAIGDLVLSMPEPTLGQWLARRHYVPLGVPLIKPVAATTGQRICRAGATISIDGRPVARARPRDRVGRPLPQWRGCRTIGAGEVLLLNARVDDSLDGRYFGPTPAPRVIGTVTPLLTRAHPGASLAWQGWRP; encoded by the coding sequence ATGACGCGGCGTCGCTATATCGTCGCGACATTCGTGGCTGGAACATCGGCGCTGATCGTCGCCTGTATCGATCCCGCGCCGCGTGTCGCCTGGAATGCGACGCCAAGCGCACCGATCGGCCTGTATCGCGTGTCGCCCGGACGCACCGGCGCGATCGGCGACCTCGTCCTGTCGATGCCCGAACCGACGCTGGGTCAATGGCTTGCCCGCCGCCATTATGTCCCGCTCGGCGTCCCGCTGATCAAGCCGGTGGCGGCAACTACAGGGCAAAGGATCTGCAGGGCCGGCGCGACCATCTCCATCGACGGTCGGCCCGTCGCACGCGCACGTCCCCGCGACCGGGTTGGTCGCCCTTTGCCGCAATGGAGGGGTTGCCGAACGATCGGTGCAGGTGAAGTCCTTCTTCTCAATGCGCGCGTCGACGACAGTCTCGATGGCCGCTATTTCGGCCCGACACCCGCGCCCAGGGTGATAGGGACGGTGACGCCGCTGCTTACGCGCGCGCATCCGGGGGCGTCGCTCGCCTGGCAGGGATGGCGGCCATGA
- a CDS encoding replication initiator protein A — MATATDRQLDLFRAVRGDIAPRDAQDLMSWPFFSLAKSKRVAPIRFRMGEVWIEVEATHEHGMATIWDADILIWAASQIVEARDAGRGTSRLMQAKPHELLRFIGRGTGGDHYDRLKAALDRLQSTTVATSIRQPSERRRHRFSWINEWKEHLDGQGRARGIELILPDWFYAGILDRALILTIDRSYFALTGGMERWLYRLVRKHGGRQVNGWSFEVGHLHLKSGMLIPRKRFAFKLRAIVSAQSLPGYVLSLQTVAGKDMLLFQPLPDDPFDRALRRVRHGRGEKR, encoded by the coding sequence ATGGCGACCGCGACCGACAGACAGTTGGATCTGTTTCGCGCGGTGCGGGGCGATATCGCTCCGCGCGACGCCCAGGATCTCATGTCCTGGCCTTTCTTCAGCCTCGCCAAGAGCAAGAGGGTCGCGCCGATCCGTTTCCGCATGGGCGAGGTCTGGATCGAGGTCGAAGCCACGCACGAACATGGCATGGCGACGATCTGGGACGCCGACATATTGATCTGGGCGGCCAGTCAAATCGTCGAAGCCCGCGACGCGGGCCGCGGAACGTCCCGGCTGATGCAGGCCAAACCGCACGAACTGCTCCGCTTCATCGGGCGGGGAACCGGCGGGGACCATTATGACCGGCTCAAGGCGGCGCTCGACCGGCTGCAATCGACCACGGTCGCGACATCGATCCGGCAACCCAGCGAACGTCGGCGACACCGATTCTCCTGGATCAACGAATGGAAGGAGCATCTGGACGGTCAGGGCCGTGCGCGCGGCATCGAACTCATTCTGCCCGACTGGTTCTATGCGGGCATCCTCGATCGCGCGCTGATCCTCACCATCGACCGCTCCTATTTCGCGCTGACCGGCGGCATGGAGCGCTGGCTCTATCGCCTCGTGCGCAAGCATGGCGGCCGCCAGGTCAATGGCTGGAGCTTCGAGGTCGGCCATCTTCATCTCAAGTCCGGCATGCTCATTCCCCGCAAGCGCTTCGCCTTCAAACTGAGGGCGATCGTAAGCGCCCAATCGCTTCCGGGCTATGTGCTGTCGCTCCAGACCGTGGCGGGCAAGGACATGCTGCTTTTCCAGCCTCTTCCCGACGATCCCTTCGATCGGGCGCTTCGGCGCGTGCGCCATGGCCGGGGAGAAAAACGATGA
- a CDS encoding IS3 family transposase (programmed frameshift), translated as MKPKPSLKNSPTKAPAERVVKDIRRQTRRHFSAEDKIRIVLDGLRGEDSIAELCRKEGIAQSLYYTWSKEFMEAGKRRLAGDTARAATTGEVQDLRREARALKECVADLTLENRLLKKHDRGWGRRRMRYPASEKLEIIRIVEQSHLPAKHTLDKLGIPRRTFYRWYDRFVEGGPEALEDRPSAPSRVWNRIGDDIQGQIVEMALDYSELSPRELAVRFTDEKRYFVSEATVYRLLKAHDLITSPAYVVIKAADRFHTQTTRPNEMWQTDFTYFKIIGWGWMYLSTVLDDFSRYIIAWKLCTNMRAEDVTDTLDLALKASGCDSATVLHKPRLLSDNGPSYIAGELAEYIDAQKMSHVRGAPMHPQTQGKIERWHQTLKNRILLENYFLPGDLEAQIEAFVEHYNNQRYHESLNNVTPADAYLGRAPAIIKQRERIKRKTIEYRRLQHRRLAA; from the exons ATGAAGCCCAAACCCTCCTTGAAAAATTCGCCGACAAAGGCCCCTGCTGAGCGTGTTGTGAAGGATATCCGGCGGCAGACCCGGCGCCATTTCTCAGCCGAAGACAAGATCCGTATTGTGCTGGACGGTCTGCGCGGCGAGGACAGCATCGCCGAGTTGTGCCGCAAGGAAGGCATTGCCCAAAGCCTGTATTACACCTGGTCGAAGGAGTTCATGGAAGCGGGCAAGCGGCGCCTGGCCGGTGACACCGCCCGTGCTGCGACCACTGGCGAGGTGCAGGATCTGCGCCGCGAGGCCCGTGCCCTGAAGGAATGCGTGGCCGACCTGACGCTGGAAAACCGCCTGCTT AAAAAGCATGATCGCGGATGGGGGCGACGACGAATGAGGTATCCCGCATCCGAAAAGCTCGAGATCATCCGGATCGTCGAGCAGTCGCACCTGCCCGCCAAGCACACGCTGGACAAACTCGGCATCCCCCGCCGGACGTTCTACCGCTGGTACGATCGCTTCGTCGAAGGCGGGCCGGAGGCGCTGGAAGATCGGCCATCGGCGCCGAGTCGGGTGTGGAACCGCATCGGCGACGATATCCAGGGCCAGATCGTCGAGATGGCGCTGGATTACAGCGAGCTGTCACCGCGCGAACTGGCGGTGCGCTTCACCGACGAGAAGCGCTACTTCGTGTCGGAGGCCACCGTTTACCGCCTGTTGAAGGCCCACGATCTGATTACCAGTCCGGCCTATGTGGTGATCAAGGCCGCCGATCGCTTCCATACCCAGACCACGCGTCCGAACGAGATGTGGCAGACCGATTTTACCTACTTCAAGATCATCGGGTGGGGCTGGATGTACCTGTCGACCGTGCTCGACGACTTCTCGCGCTACATTATCGCCTGGAAACTGTGCACCAACATGCGCGCCGAGGATGTCACCGACACGCTGGACCTGGCCCTTAAGGCTTCCGGCTGCGACAGCGCCACCGTGCTGCACAAGCCCAGGCTGCTCAGCGATAACGGCCCCAGCTACATCGCGGGCGAACTGGCGGAATACATCGATGCCCAGAAGATGAGCCATGTACGCGGCGCTCCGATGCACCCCCAGACCCAAGGCAAGATCGAGCGCTGGCACCAAACCCTGAAAAACCGCATCCTGCTGGAAAACTACTTCCTGCCCGGCGACCTTGAGGCCCAGATCGAGGCCTTCGTCGAGCATTACAACAACCAGCGTTACCACGAGAGCCTGAACAACGTGACGCCCGCCGACGCCTACCTCGGCAGGGCTCCCGCCATCATCAAACAGCGCGAAAGGATCAAGCGAAAGACCATCGAATATCGGCGCTTGCAACACCGCAGGCTCGCCGCTTAA
- a CDS encoding transcriptional regulator domain-containing protein, with protein sequence MAKAADTAWNDASLDRCDYAQLFLARSPAYRRGYAALKTATRQGQEDFARLWGLRFPLRSR encoded by the coding sequence ATGGCGAAGGCCGCAGACACCGCCTGGAACGATGCATCGCTCGACCGCTGCGACTATGCGCAGCTCTTTCTCGCGCGCTCGCCCGCCTACCGGCGCGGCTACGCGGCTCTCAAGACAGCGACCCGACAGGGACAGGAGGACTTTGCCCGGTTATGGGGCCTGCGCTTTCCCCTTCGATCCCGATAG
- a CDS encoding putative quinol monooxygenase produces the protein MTDDLYVVAILTSKPDKADALRDLLIPATEAFRQEDGCRAYSLHEDIKRPGRFMTYEVWRDEAALAAHMESPTMKAATPELGAILEGEMEQHLLGTLLQL, from the coding sequence ATGACGGACGATCTTTATGTGGTGGCGATCCTCACCAGCAAACCCGACAAGGCGGATGCATTGCGCGACCTGCTGATACCCGCGACCGAAGCATTCCGGCAGGAGGATGGGTGCAGGGCCTATAGCCTGCACGAAGACATCAAACGTCCGGGCCGCTTCATGACCTATGAAGTCTGGCGCGATGAGGCGGCGCTGGCGGCGCATATGGAATCGCCTACGATGAAGGCGGCGACGCCAGAATTAGGAGCGATCCTCGAAGGCGAGATGGAACAGCATCTCCTCGGCACGCTGCTTCAGCTTTAA
- a CDS encoding DNA -binding domain-containing protein has translation MARTGHQTYRLWIRRRATRSPPAFHLPLDTAFEARLTATRQAQPWLAGGDEIGASDPPLSSFQAARLTLLLALLDARAAGASLRELSRLAYPALPPLSAAEFKTSSERRGTHRLVMEAQRLRDGGYRDLLAVG, from the coding sequence GTGGCGCGCACCGGGCACCAGACCTATCGCCTGTGGATCCGCAGGCGCGCCACCCGATCCCCGCCCGCTTTTCATCTCCCACTCGATACTGCGTTCGAAGCGCGTCTAACGGCGACACGCCAAGCGCAGCCCTGGCTTGCAGGCGGCGATGAGATCGGCGCGTCCGACCCGCCGCTCTCGTCCTTTCAGGCCGCCCGCCTTACGCTCCTCCTGGCCCTGCTCGACGCCAGGGCGGCGGGCGCCTCGCTGCGTGAGCTTTCCCGCCTCGCCTATCCCGCCCTGCCTCCGCTATCGGCAGCGGAATTCAAGACGTCGAGCGAACGCCGCGGCACGCATCGGCTGGTCATGGAAGCCCAGCGCCTGCGCGACGGCGGCTATCGCGATCTCCTCGCCGTCGGCTGA
- a CDS encoding DUF736 domain-containing protein has translation MAIIGTFTKTTDGFAGTIKTLTLNVKTTFRPSVKENDKAPDFRLFQGAAEFGAAWAKTSAAGSDYMSCKLDDPSFPAPIYASLVAAEDGETYNLIWSR, from the coding sequence ATGGCCATCATCGGCACCTTCACCAAGACCACGGACGGTTTCGCAGGCACGATCAAGACGCTGACCCTCAACGTCAAAACCACCTTCCGCCCCAGCGTGAAGGAGAATGACAAGGCGCCCGACTTCCGGCTGTTCCAGGGTGCCGCCGAATTCGGCGCGGCATGGGCGAAGACATCGGCCGCCGGCTCGGACTATATGAGCTGCAAGCTGGACGATCCGAGCTTTCCCGCCCCGATCTACGCGAGCCTCGTCGCAGCCGAGGACGGCGAGACCTACAATCTCATCTGGTCGCGCTGA
- a CDS encoding lytic transglycosylase domain-containing protein: MSGSRRRFWYAMLAAAILQWACNDNAVSAQPLRSAVPHSYAAHVAEAARRFGLPEHWIWAVLQQESGGNVGAMSHAGAIGLMQIMPPTWNELRARHALGTDPFDPRDNIIAGAAYLRDMYDRYGASGMLAAYNAGPGRYETYLRDGRPLPRETQTYLRRLLPFIGAEPAASPSDPTRPPAIPWMEAKLFPARGNVGASVIEARSDTDLPLVPSRAPGAASSLFVARTEHRP, from the coding sequence ATGAGCGGCAGCAGGCGGCGCTTCTGGTACGCCATGCTGGCTGCTGCGATTCTGCAATGGGCGTGCAACGACAATGCAGTCAGCGCGCAGCCGCTCCGGTCCGCAGTCCCGCACAGCTATGCGGCCCATGTCGCTGAGGCTGCCCGCCGGTTCGGGCTTCCTGAACATTGGATATGGGCCGTCCTGCAGCAGGAGAGCGGCGGAAATGTCGGAGCGATGTCGCATGCGGGAGCGATCGGCCTGATGCAGATCATGCCCCCGACCTGGAACGAGCTTCGCGCTCGCCACGCGCTGGGAACCGACCCGTTCGATCCACGCGACAATATCATCGCGGGCGCTGCCTATCTGCGCGACATGTATGATCGCTACGGCGCAAGCGGCATGCTGGCAGCCTATAATGCCGGGCCTGGCCGATACGAAACCTATTTACGAGATGGCAGGCCGCTCCCCCGCGAAACGCAGACCTATCTGCGCCGACTCCTGCCATTTATCGGTGCCGAACCTGCCGCTTCGCCGTCCGATCCCACCCGCCCGCCTGCCATCCCATGGATGGAGGCGAAGCTGTTTCCCGCGCGCGGAAACGTCGGAGCATCTGTCATCGAGGCACGGTCCGACACAGACCTACCCTTGGTCCCATCTCGCGCACCCGGCGCGGCGTCTTCCCTTTTCGTCGCCCGCACGGAGCATAGGCCGTGA